The genome window TGGCGGCCACCCCGTTCTCGGTCGTGGCCAGCACCCGGGCCCCGTCGGAGGGGTCCACGGCGATGTCGAGAGCATCCAGCGCGGCGCGCTCCTGCCACGTGCGACCGCCGTCGCTACTGACCATCAGCAGGCCGCGGGTGGCGTCGAGCCCGACAACCGAGGTGCCGCCGACGTCGAGAGAGTGGAAGTCGACCTGGCCCTGCAGGCTCACGGGCTCCCACGTCGTGCCCGCATCGGTGCTGCGGACGAGCCCGACCGGGTTCGGGGTGCCGGCGTCGTCGGGGGCGGGGTGTCCGCTGGCGAGAAAGGTGCGGGGCCCGGCGACGGTGAACCCCATCAGGTCCGGCCCCGCGGTCTCCGGCGGGTCCTGGCGAGGAACCAGTGTCCCGTCAGGGGCGAGGGCGAACAGCCCGTAGTGGCCGGCAACGACCACGCTGCCGCCCGCAGGGTCGACGCCCACTCCGTGTACGTGTCCGACCGGGGCGAAAAGATCTGCAGTGGTGGTGTTGGCGGCGGTGTTCGAGGTGTCGGACGCACTCTCTGCGCCACAGCCGGCCAGCACGAGGGCGGTGCCGGCGGCGAGGAGGGCGTGGGCCTGGCGCGGTCGGACTCTGCGCTGGGGGAGACCTGTGCGGTGTGCGGGCGATCTGTTGACCATGGGACGGAGGATTACCTTTCTGCGGGGCGCGGTGACCCGACGATGCGTCCGTGACGGCGGGCTGCGGACAGCCAAGCGACGGCGACGGCGGCGGCCGCGAGGATGATGTAGGGGCCGTCGCCGAGACGGGTGTACGGGGTGAGGCCGGTGCGC of Pseudonocardia autotrophica contains these proteins:
- a CDS encoding F510_1955 family glycosylhydrolase; protein product: MVNRSPAHRTGLPQRRVRPRQAHALLAAGTALVLAGCGAESASDTSNTAANTTTADLFAPVGHVHGVGVDPAGGSVVVAGHYGLFALAPDGTLVPRQDPPETAGPDLMGFTVAGPRTFLASGHPAPDDAGTPNPVGLVRSTDAGTTWEPVSLQGQVDFHSLDVGGTSVVGLDATRGLLMVSSDGGRTWQERAALDALDIAVDPSDGARVLATTENGVAASQDGGSTFRGVTGSPLLAFVSWAGDGAVYGIGPDGTVHASTDRGATWQRRAGTESPPQAITAEPGGRLTIVTNDGIHRSTDGGATLARIA